One segment of Nitrospirota bacterium DNA contains the following:
- a CDS encoding S-layer homology domain-containing protein, with protein MRRKIFILLLGILSAIIASGCAKQHVAKCTSPEDNPQHHYLRGMEALEQGRMDAAKEKFDRALFCEEGFYPAYGGLAIVSAHKVMAQPDPAFSAVENQRVLDYVKKGGKKAKTDEDKFDHYLSVIRVNTIMDGPDWLSKTVEAYNLAKELKVDEKKLYYYQGIESLQYFMGLAYFEALEFQQARDKFAEVLNAKREGKWHEKADKAWKKTDTIVRAMGGITVGDVGKKIAVKDSITRGDLAALLIDELKLDKLFAGRIPVVGQLDKMKAEFTPPDIVNNEFKDEILTILKWKVRGLEPKHDAAQNAYLFRPQDTVTRGEMAFILEDVLIKLTGDEKIATAYFGHERSPFPDVRPTAPFYNAVMNMTSRSIMESELSGEFRVDAPVSGAESLLAIRMLRQKMNIY; from the coding sequence ATGAGGAGAAAAATCTTCATACTTTTATTAGGAATCCTGTCGGCCATAATTGCCTCAGGCTGTGCAAAACAGCATGTGGCAAAATGCACTTCGCCTGAGGATAACCCCCAGCATCACTATTTAAGGGGCATGGAGGCGCTGGAGCAGGGCAGGATGGATGCAGCCAAAGAAAAATTTGACAGGGCATTATTCTGCGAAGAGGGTTTTTACCCGGCCTACGGCGGGCTCGCGATAGTATCGGCTCACAAGGTAATGGCTCAGCCTGACCCGGCATTCAGCGCAGTTGAAAATCAAAGGGTGCTTGATTATGTAAAAAAAGGCGGTAAAAAGGCAAAGACAGATGAAGATAAGTTTGATCATTATCTCTCAGTTATAAGGGTTAATACAATTATGGACGGGCCGGATTGGCTCAGTAAGACTGTTGAGGCATATAATCTTGCCAAAGAACTCAAAGTGGATGAAAAGAAGCTTTATTATTATCAGGGCATAGAGTCGCTCCAGTACTTTATGGGGCTTGCCTATTTTGAGGCCTTGGAGTTCCAGCAGGCGAGGGATAAATTCGCCGAAGTCCTTAATGCCAAGAGAGAAGGAAAATGGCACGAAAAGGCGGACAAGGCATGGAAAAAGACGGATACTATCGTCCGTGCAATGGGAGGCATTACTGTCGGAGATGTGGGCAAGAAAATAGCAGTCAAGGATTCAATTACCCGCGGCGACCTGGCAGCGCTTCTGATAGATGAGTTAAAGCTTGACAAGCTCTTTGCAGGCCGGATCCCGGTTGTCGGCCAGCTTGACAAAATGAAGGCGGAGTTTACCCCTCCGGATATAGTCAATAATGAATTTAAGGATGAAATCCTTACCATACTAAAATGGAAGGTAAGGGGGCTTGAGCCGAAACATGATGCGGCTCAAAATGCATACCTCTTCAGGCCTCAGGATACCGTAACACGGGGCGAGATGGCGTTTATCCTTGAAGATGTGCTGATAAAGCTTACCGGCGATGAAAAGATAGCCACTGCATATTTCGGGCATGAAAGGTCGCCGTTTCCTGATGTAAGGCCTACGGCGCCTTTTTATAACGCAGTGATGAACATGACGTCGCGCAGTATTATGGAAAGCGAGCTTTCAGGCGAATTCCGGGTTGATGCGCCTGTCAGCGGGGCAGAATCCCTGCTTGCCATAAGGATGCTCCGGCAGAAGATGAATATATATTAG